The stretch of DNA CCGGTATTCGGAAAGAAGAACGAGATTTCATCAAACCTGATCCATGTAGACTAAGAACGTGAAAAATGGACATACCCATCCCGGGTATATCGGATCTTAGTTTTTTATAGAGGGAGTTTGCGAACCTCTCCTGCGAAAAAACCGCAGATTTTCTTCTTCAATTATTCTTTATGCGTCTAGAACTATACCACAGGGAGCGCCGATTAGACAAGACATGGCAAACGGCTCGCCAAAGGCGGCAAGCGCCGTTGATGAGCCGCATTAGTTTTAGGCCGAAGAACGAGCCGTATGAGTCTGATACTGTTCTTTCTGATTATGACCGAATTTCTTGCAAACGGCGTTTGCTTTGGAGTACTTTTGGGTGTCTCAGCTTGTAGCGTCGCAGACGCAAAGAGTTAAACAGGACGGACAGGGAGCTTAAGGCCATAGCGCCAGCAGCCACCACCGGATTCAGGTAGCCTGCGGCTGCCAAAGGAATCGCCAGCAGATTATAGATGAACGCCCAGAACAGATTCTCCTTGATAATGGTCATGGTCTTGGCTGAAAGTCGGATTGCAGATGGTATAGCTAGAAGGTTGTCTTTTAACAACACAATGTCCCCTGTCTCGATTGCCACGTCTGTGCCCGATCCAATGGCAATGCCGATATCAGCCGTTGCCATGGCAGGGGCGTCATTGATCCCGTCTCCAATCATAGCCACAACCTTGCCTTTTTGCTTCAGCCGCTCAATCTCCTGCGCCTTGCTCTCCGGAAGGACCTCCGCCACCACATGCTGAATTCCCAATTGCGCGGCTATCGTTTCCGCCGTCCGGCGATTATCGCCTGTAAGCATATGCAGTTCCAGTCCCATTTGCTTTAGTTCGGCAACAGCCTCAAGCGCCCCTTCCCTAAGCTCATCTGCTAATCCGGCCACAGCTTCGAGCACCCGGTCGATGGCTACAAACACGGTAGTCTTTCCGTTTTGACGAAGCAGCTCTGATGCCTGGCCATCGAACCGCTCCAGATCCACACCATACCCGGCAAGGAAAAGCGGCGAACCCACCAGCACCTCTGCACCGTCGACGAAAGCGCAAACCCCTTTTCCCGGAACAGCGATAAAGGTTGCAGGTTCGGGTATGCCCTCCTGGAACCTTGCCGCTCCGGCTTCATAGATGGCCTGACCCAATGGATGCTCCGATCGTTTCTCCGCCGCAGCGGCCAAGAACAGAATACGATCTTGACTTAATGACCGGTCTGCGCCTCCGGCTGCAATAAGATCGGTCAAATGTGGTTTGCCGGACGTCAGCGTTCCTGTTTTATCAAATACCACCGTCGTAATCTTCCCTGCCCGCTCTAGCTGCTCACCGTTTTTGACTAGAATTCCGTTTTGAGCGCCTCTGCCCATACCGGCCATAATGGCAGTAGGTGTCGCGAGCCCAAGGGCGCAGGGGCAGGAGACAACCAGCACGGCTACCGCGTTGATCAAAGCCTGGTCCAGCAAGAACAACACGCCTCCATAAACAACCCAGAACCAGTACGCAAACGTAAGGAATGACGCCAACAGAACAAAAGGAACGAAATAGGTCGCCACCTTGTCCGCTATTTTCTGAATGGGCGCTTTACTGTTCTGGGCAGCCTCCGTCATTTGTACGATTCGGGCGAGGAAGGTTTCGCCTCCCACCTTGGTTGCCCGGAATTTGAAAGTTCCATGCTGATTGAAGGAAGAACCGATAACGGTATCCTGCTCGCCTTTTTGTACGGGAGTGCTCTCCCCTGTCAGCATGGATTCGTCCACATACGAGCTTCCTTCTGTCACTATGCCGTCCACCGGTATTTTCTCGCCCGGGCGAACGATGACAATATCCCCCACCTGCACTTCGGCAATCAGCAGATCCTGCTCCTCGCCATCCCGGACGACCCGGGCCGACTTGGCCTCCAGTTCCATCAAGGCGCGAATGGCGCTGGAGGTTCTTCCCTTGGCCACCGCTTCCAGATATTTCCCAAGAAGAATCAGGGTAATGATGACGCTAGAAGCTTCAAAGTAAATATTTTTCATCCCAAGGATAATCAGAGGCTCATTATATAGAACCGTATAAAGGCTATAGCCAAACGCGGCGCTTGTTCCGAGCACGACCAGAATATCCATGGTAGCTTTTCTCGCTTTAAGGGAATAGAAGGCGTTTTTATAATAAGGCCAGCCGATGATGAATTGTACGGGAGCGGCAAGAGCCAGCTGGAATTTCCAGTCATGCAGCCATATCGTTTTTTGTCTAATAGCATCGAGAATTTGCGAGAACACCGTTTCCTGCTGCCCATAAATCACATCATGGCATAGTCCCAAGCCTCCAAGCAGCATGGCGAAAAAAAGCGGAAGACTGAACAGGACGGAAATAATGAGACGAATCCTCAGCTTGTTCATTTCCCTCTGTCTGCCGCTGCCACGGCCACTTTCTTGTTCTTTTCCTTTAATGCCTGCTGAAAAACCCAGGGA from Paenibacillus sophorae encodes:
- a CDS encoding heavy metal translocating P-type ATPase, whose translation is MDSKRRAGSGFAVHLPDSSGEGTIAMHTKEGGVRMAEATLRVYGMTCTLCSMTIEAALSKLKGVRSVSVSYATEKVLFEYEEETVELSEAIRVIESLGFSAGIKGKEQESGRGSGRQREMNKLRIRLIISVLFSLPLFFAMLLGGLGLCHDVIYGQQETVFSQILDAIRQKTIWLHDWKFQLALAAPVQFIIGWPYYKNAFYSLKARKATMDILVVLGTSAAFGYSLYTVLYNEPLIILGMKNIYFEASSVIITLILLGKYLEAVAKGRTSSAIRALMELEAKSARVVRDGEEQDLLIAEVQVGDIVIVRPGEKIPVDGIVTEGSSYVDESMLTGESTPVQKGEQDTVIGSSFNQHGTFKFRATKVGGETFLARIVQMTEAAQNSKAPIQKIADKVATYFVPFVLLASFLTFAYWFWVVYGGVLFLLDQALINAVAVLVVSCPCALGLATPTAIMAGMGRGAQNGILVKNGEQLERAGKITTVVFDKTGTLTSGKPHLTDLIAAGGADRSLSQDRILFLAAAAEKRSEHPLGQAIYEAGAARFQEGIPEPATFIAVPGKGVCAFVDGAEVLVGSPLFLAGYGVDLERFDGQASELLRQNGKTTVFVAIDRVLEAVAGLADELREGALEAVAELKQMGLELHMLTGDNRRTAETIAAQLGIQHVVAEVLPESKAQEIERLKQKGKVVAMIGDGINDAPAMATADIGIAIGSGTDVAIETGDIVLLKDNLLAIPSAIRLSAKTMTIIKENLFWAFIYNLLAIPLAAAGYLNPVVAAGAMALSSLSVLFNSLRLRRYKLRHPKVLQSKRRLQEIRS